In Candidatus Dormiibacterota bacterium, a single window of DNA contains:
- a CDS encoding nuclear transport factor 2 family protein, with protein MTTSLKDRVYRLNEAVNAHDLNPIGDMYAQDAELVWPGLGPTKGRNAIVAFYATLLGAFPDVHVTIKRIIEQGDAVAIEYVSEGTHGGPLPMPAGELPPTNRRMRTAAVSVGTVGDDGLIKTQREYFDQVEILVQLGVMPASEPAVA; from the coding sequence ATGACCACGAGCCTCAAGGATCGCGTATATCGGCTGAATGAAGCGGTCAACGCTCACGACTTGAACCCGATTGGCGACATGTACGCTCAGGATGCGGAGCTCGTCTGGCCCGGGCTCGGACCGACGAAAGGACGGAACGCCATCGTGGCTTTCTACGCCACGCTGTTGGGTGCTTTTCCGGACGTGCACGTGACCATTAAGCGGATCATCGAACAGGGAGATGCGGTCGCCATCGAGTATGTGTCGGAGGGGACGCACGGCGGTCCGCTTCCGATGCCCGCCGGCGAGCTGCCCCCGACCAACCGGAGGATGAGGACCGCCGCCGTCAGTGTCGGCACCGTCGGTGACGACGGCCTCATCAAGACGCAGCGCGAGTATTTCGACCAGGTGGAGATCCTGGTCCAGCTGGGAGTGATGCCCGCGTCCGAGCCGGCTGTGGCCTGA